In the genome of Rhodospirillales bacterium, one region contains:
- the trpC gene encoding indole-3-glycerol phosphate synthase TrpC — MSDILEKICADKRHHVAACRAKKPLSAIEAEARQRPTPLGFANALAEKATNGFGLIAEIKKASPSAGEIRADFSPALIARAYRDAGAACLSVLTDQPYFQGDDSYVLEVKLESNLPCLRKDFMIDPYQVVEAKAIGADCILVIMAAVDDTLASELCAAAAGHDLDVLVEVHDQPELDRALTLDVPLIGINNRNLKTLAVDLATTEALAPLVPGDRDVVCESGLKTHDDLQRMAGVGIRRFLVGESLMRQRDIKAATCALLHGNVEARAAS; from the coding sequence GTGAGCGACATTCTTGAGAAGATCTGTGCCGACAAGCGTCACCATGTCGCGGCCTGCAGGGCGAAGAAGCCGTTGTCAGCCATCGAGGCTGAGGCACGACAGCGCCCGACGCCTCTCGGTTTCGCCAATGCACTGGCGGAGAAAGCTACCAATGGCTTCGGCCTGATCGCCGAAATCAAGAAAGCCTCGCCCAGCGCGGGCGAGATCCGGGCCGATTTCAGCCCTGCCCTGATCGCCCGAGCCTACCGGGACGCAGGCGCAGCCTGCCTTTCCGTGCTGACCGATCAGCCCTACTTCCAAGGTGACGACAGCTACGTTCTCGAAGTCAAGCTTGAATCGAATTTACCATGCCTTCGCAAAGACTTCATGATTGATCCTTATCAAGTAGTTGAAGCAAAGGCGATCGGCGCCGACTGCATTCTGGTTATCATGGCCGCGGTCGACGACACCCTTGCGAGCGAGCTCTGCGCCGCGGCAGCAGGGCATGATCTTGATGTCCTGGTCGAGGTGCATGACCAGCCCGAACTCGACCGTGCGCTGACACTTGATGTGCCGCTCATCGGCATCAACAACCGCAACCTCAAGACCCTGGCGGTCGATCTTGCGACGACCGAAGCGCTGGCGCCGCTCGTCCCGGGCGATCGCGACGTGGTGTGCGAGAGCGGGCTCAAGACCCATGACGACCTGCAGCGCATGGCGGGTGTCGGTATCCGCCGCTTCCTGGTCGGTGAGAGCCTGATGCGCCAGCGCGACATCAAGGCCGCGACGTGCGCCCTGCTCCATGGCAACGTGGAAGCGCGCGCAGCGTCATGA
- the moaC gene encoding cyclic pyranopterin monophosphate synthase MoaC: MSDHLTHLDDKGRARMVDVSEKGITERIAVAEGRITMEPETLAMIVDGTVLKGDVLAVGRVAGIMAAKRTPDLIPLCHPLSLSSVTVDLEPDAASSSVAIRATCKLKGRTGVEMEALTAVSAAALTVYDMCKAIDRDMTLGEIRLVYKSGGKSGTYERTS, translated from the coding sequence ATGAGTGACCACCTGACTCATCTCGACGACAAGGGCCGCGCCCGCATGGTCGATGTCTCCGAAAAGGGCATCACCGAACGCATCGCCGTGGCCGAAGGCCGCATCACGATGGAACCCGAAACGCTCGCCATGATCGTCGACGGTACCGTGCTCAAGGGCGATGTGCTCGCGGTCGGGCGGGTTGCCGGCATCATGGCGGCCAAACGGACGCCCGACCTGATCCCGCTCTGCCATCCGCTGAGCCTGTCGTCGGTCACTGTCGATCTCGAACCCGATGCCGCTTCGAGCAGCGTCGCCATCCGCGCGACGTGCAAGCTTAAGGGGCGCACCGGAGTCGAGATGGAAGCGCTGACCGCGGTCTCGGCTGCCGCACTGACGGTCTATGACATGTGCAAGGCCATCGACCGCGACATGACCCTCGGCGAGATCCGCCTGGTTTACAAATCGGGCGGCAAATCAGGCACCTACGAGCGCACGTCGTGA
- a CDS encoding molybdopterin molybdotransferase MoeA has translation MIPVAEARARILETFTHLPAEQISISEAAGRVLAAGVTSRVTKPPYPVSAMDGYAVRAADVAAVPVDLRVVGEAPAGSAYGAVLGNGEAVRIFTGGPVPDGADAIVIQENTTRDGEIVTINTSAAEGLYVRRKGLDFTVGDPGPTAGRRLGPREIALIAAMNVPWLKVTRRPRVAIVGTGDEIVMPGEPLGPNQIVSSNSLALAAIVAEAGGEPVNLGIATDDEDALREIVHGAARADLFVITGGISVGEHDLVRAVLAEEGLDLDFWKIAMRPGKPLAFGMLGATPMLGFPGNPVSALVCGHLFLRPAIGAMLGESEADGGTDHAVLGEGLGANDERQDYMRATLARGETGDFVATPFSRQDSSMLATLAAASCLIVRPPHALPALAGERVEIIRF, from the coding sequence GTGATCCCGGTCGCCGAAGCCCGCGCCCGCATCCTCGAGACCTTCACACACCTGCCGGCCGAGCAGATCTCGATCTCGGAGGCCGCGGGGCGCGTCCTGGCGGCTGGCGTGACATCGCGGGTGACCAAGCCGCCCTATCCGGTCTCAGCGATGGACGGCTATGCCGTACGGGCCGCCGATGTGGCAGCGGTGCCCGTTGATCTGCGCGTGGTCGGCGAAGCGCCCGCCGGCAGTGCCTATGGTGCCGTTCTCGGGAACGGCGAGGCCGTGCGCATCTTTACCGGCGGGCCCGTTCCCGACGGTGCAGATGCCATCGTCATTCAAGAAAACACGACGCGCGATGGTGAGATCGTGACCATCAACACGAGCGCTGCCGAGGGTCTTTATGTTCGCCGCAAGGGGCTCGACTTCACCGTGGGCGATCCCGGGCCGACGGCCGGACGACGCCTCGGGCCACGCGAGATCGCGCTGATCGCAGCCATGAATGTGCCGTGGCTCAAGGTCACCCGGCGCCCGCGGGTAGCCATCGTCGGCACCGGCGACGAGATCGTGATGCCGGGCGAACCCCTGGGTCCGAACCAGATCGTCAGCTCAAACTCGCTGGCGCTGGCCGCGATCGTCGCCGAGGCCGGCGGCGAACCAGTGAACCTCGGGATCGCGACCGACGACGAGGACGCCTTGCGCGAGATCGTGCACGGCGCAGCCCGTGCGGATCTTTTCGTCATCACCGGCGGCATATCGGTCGGTGAGCATGACCTCGTCCGCGCTGTGCTCGCCGAAGAAGGGCTCGATCTCGATTTCTGGAAGATCGCCATGCGACCCGGCAAACCGCTCGCTTTCGGCATGCTCGGCGCGACGCCGATGCTGGGTTTTCCGGGCAATCCGGTCTCGGCCCTAGTCTGCGGCCATCTGTTCCTGCGTCCCGCTATCGGCGCCATGCTGGGCGAATCCGAGGCGGACGGTGGCACGGATCACGCCGTGCTCGGCGAGGGTCTGGGGGCCAACGACGAACGTCAGGACTACATGCGCGCAACGCTCGCACGCGGGGAAACCGGCGACTTCGTCGCCACGCCCTTCAGCCGGCAGGATAGCTCGATGTTGGCAACGCTGGCCGCCGCCTCCTGCCTGATCGTGCGCCCTCCTCATGCACTGCCAGCCCTTGCAGGAGAACGAGTCGAGATCATCCGATTCTAA
- the lexA gene encoding transcriptional repressor LexA: protein MLTRKQQELLLYINARLGEDGVSPSFDEMKDAAGLKSKSGIHRLIIALEERGFIHRLPHRARALEVLKLPPGVEGDVATLSVINGARDDGIGESTVPAGVNDNTISLALHGKIAAGTPIEALSNPSQSVDVPAAMVGNRDCYALEIEGDSMIEVGILDGDTVVVERGETAENGMVVVALIDNQEATLKRLRRKGDSVALEPANAAYETRIFSPDRVKVQGRLIGLLRRY, encoded by the coding sequence ATGTTGACCCGGAAGCAGCAGGAACTCCTGCTCTACATCAACGCTAGGCTTGGCGAGGACGGCGTCTCGCCCTCCTTCGACGAGATGAAAGACGCTGCGGGCCTGAAGTCGAAGTCGGGCATACATCGCCTGATCATAGCGCTTGAGGAGCGCGGGTTCATCCACCGCCTGCCCCACCGCGCCCGCGCACTCGAGGTGCTCAAACTGCCGCCCGGTGTCGAAGGCGATGTTGCCACGCTGAGCGTGATCAACGGTGCGCGCGACGATGGGATCGGCGAGAGCACCGTACCGGCCGGGGTCAACGACAACACGATCTCGCTCGCACTTCACGGCAAGATTGCCGCCGGCACGCCGATCGAAGCCCTGAGCAATCCCAGCCAGAGCGTTGATGTGCCTGCCGCCATGGTCGGCAATCGGGACTGCTATGCTCTGGAAATCGAGGGCGACTCGATGATCGAGGTCGGCATCCTTGATGGCGACACCGTTGTCGTGGAACGTGGCGAGACTGCCGAGAACGGCATGGTTGTCGTTGCCCTGATCGACAATCAGGAAGCCACGCTCAAGCGCCTGCGCCGCAAGGGCGATTCGGTCGCGCTGGAACCTGCCAACGCTGCCTATGAAACCCGCATCTTCAGTCCCGACCGGGTCAAGGTGCAGGGCCGCCTGATCGGCTTGCTGCGGCGCTACTGA
- a CDS encoding ComEC/Rec2 family competence protein, with amino-acid sequence MALADPAERERWILLSPLGLILGIALYFALPIEPWALAALPLALVAAALAMMSHRRFWPRAIWCALALVSTGFALAQFETWRAEAPILAGEIGPRMVEGMIQSVEARQTGVRIVLRDPAIPWIDPEAMPERVRISIRTHSVIEPIPGERVQILAILGPPSLPTYPGGFDFAREAFFDRIGGVGYAVGPLEAVETAASGQPGPLVLARTWVEAVRAEATTRILAALPGPENGIAAALLTGQRGAIDRDVLETIRAAGLAHLLAISGLHLGLVTAIIFFVVRAVLAAVEPVALRAPIKTWTALVAFIGALLYLMISGGTVPTQRAFLMTALVLLAVAIGRQAISLRLVALAAIAVMVLSPHVVTSASFQFSFAAVVALVAVYEALRDRWPRWRVSEGPFAQLTLYFGSVLLTTLVASLATSPLVLIHFGRIATFGNLANLIAVPVTAFWVMPLGLLSLLLMPFGLEHLALVPMGWGIEVIVWAAAETTALPGSQITISAAPAWLALLFGTGLVWLAVWRRRVRLLGIVPIAVALVLTVVQRPPDILVADDASLVAVRLGDGETAFSTLRRSGFMRDSWLTMLGQPDAVAWPTSGQALANGRLRCDSLGCLYRPPDRDNVTVAVEHGVAALADDCGVAGFVISLVPIHRDCPSVLGVIDRFDLWRHGTHAIWIDRNAVRIRTVTEDRGERPWASTVSSQ; translated from the coding sequence ATGGCACTGGCTGATCCGGCCGAACGGGAACGCTGGATTCTTCTGTCGCCACTGGGATTGATTCTGGGGATCGCGCTCTACTTCGCGTTACCGATCGAACCCTGGGCACTGGCAGCGTTGCCGCTTGCGCTTGTCGCTGCTGCCCTTGCGATGATGTCGCACCGACGCTTCTGGCCGCGTGCGATCTGGTGTGCATTGGCTCTCGTCTCGACCGGCTTCGCCTTGGCGCAGTTCGAGACTTGGCGGGCCGAGGCGCCGATCCTTGCCGGCGAGATCGGGCCGCGCATGGTTGAGGGCATGATCCAGTCCGTCGAAGCGCGTCAAACTGGCGTTCGTATCGTGTTGCGTGATCCTGCGATCCCCTGGATCGATCCAGAGGCCATGCCGGAGCGCGTGCGTATCTCCATCAGAACGCATAGCGTCATCGAGCCGATTCCGGGTGAGCGAGTACAGATCCTGGCTATTCTTGGCCCGCCGTCACTGCCGACCTATCCCGGCGGCTTCGACTTCGCGCGTGAGGCCTTCTTCGATCGCATCGGGGGCGTGGGTTATGCCGTCGGGCCGCTTGAGGCCGTCGAGACCGCTGCCTCCGGTCAGCCGGGTCCTCTTGTCCTTGCACGTACGTGGGTGGAAGCGGTCCGTGCGGAAGCGACAACGAGGATCCTCGCTGCCCTGCCTGGGCCCGAGAACGGCATCGCCGCTGCGCTCCTGACGGGCCAAAGAGGTGCAATCGACAGGGATGTCCTGGAGACGATCCGCGCGGCCGGTCTCGCCCACCTCCTGGCGATCTCAGGCCTTCATCTGGGGCTCGTGACTGCGATCATCTTCTTTGTCGTGCGGGCGGTTCTGGCCGCGGTCGAGCCGGTGGCGCTGCGCGCCCCGATCAAGACCTGGACCGCACTGGTCGCGTTCATCGGTGCCCTCCTCTACCTCATGATCAGCGGCGGAACTGTCCCGACCCAGCGAGCATTTCTGATGACGGCGCTCGTGCTGCTGGCCGTGGCGATCGGACGACAGGCGATCTCCTTGCGGCTGGTTGCGCTGGCAGCCATCGCGGTGATGGTGCTGTCGCCCCATGTCGTCACCAGTGCCAGCTTCCAGTTTTCCTTCGCCGCCGTGGTGGCGCTGGTCGCCGTCTATGAGGCTCTGCGCGATCGATGGCCGCGCTGGCGTGTGTCCGAAGGGCCGTTCGCGCAGCTTACGCTTTACTTTGGGAGCGTTCTGCTCACCACGCTCGTGGCCTCACTCGCAACGTCGCCGTTGGTTCTGATTCACTTCGGCCGGATCGCCACCTTCGGCAATCTCGCCAACCTGATCGCCGTCCCTGTGACGGCGTTCTGGGTGATGCCGCTCGGCCTTCTCTCACTACTGCTCATGCCCTTCGGACTTGAACATCTGGCGTTGGTGCCGATGGGATGGGGAATCGAGGTCATCGTCTGGGCGGCAGCCGAGACGACGGCGCTACCGGGAAGCCAGATCACGATCTCGGCGGCGCCGGCCTGGCTGGCGTTACTGTTCGGGACCGGTCTGGTCTGGCTCGCGGTTTGGCGTCGCCGCGTGCGGCTTCTCGGGATTGTGCCGATCGCTGTGGCGCTGGTCCTGACCGTGGTGCAGCGGCCGCCCGACATCCTCGTCGCCGATGATGCGAGCCTTGTCGCGGTGCGCCTCGGTGACGGGGAAACAGCGTTCTCCACGCTGCGACGATCCGGATTCATGCGTGATTCATGGTTGACCATGCTGGGACAACCCGATGCGGTCGCATGGCCAACCAGCGGTCAGGCGCTTGCCAACGGGCGGCTGCGCTGTGACAGTCTGGGCTGTCTTTATCGTCCGCCCGATAGGGACAACGTCACCGTCGCTGTTGAACACGGTGTGGCGGCCTTGGCCGACGACTGTGGGGTCGCAGGTTTTGTGATCAGCCTCGTTCCGATCCATCGCGACTGCCCGTCCGTGCTTGGTGTGATCGACCGCTTCGATCTCTGGCGGCATGGCACGCATGCCATCTGGATCGACCGAAACGCCGTTCGGATCAGAACTGTCACAGAAGATCGTGGTGAGCGCCCTTGGGCGTCCACCGTGTCGTCTCAGTAG
- a CDS encoding glutamate--tRNA ligase, translating into MTVVTRFAPSPTGFLHIGGARTALFNWLYARHTSGKFLLRIEDTDRKRSTKEATDAIFDSMRWLGLDWDDEPIYQSNRAGRHAEMARSLLEAGKAYHCYCTPDELTAMREEARTEGRPVRYDGTWRDRDPSEAPVGVAPVIRLKAPQEGDTVIRDAVLGDITIANAQLDDMILLRSDETPTYMLAVVVDDHDMGVTHVIRGYDHLTNTTRQMQLFEALGWVVPTFAHIPLIHGPDGTKLSKRRAAVGAEAYRDLGFLPEAMQNYLLRLGWAHGDDEIISLEQAVAWFDFDGIGKSPARFDMDKLTALNLHYLKQADDRRLAVLAAQHLAPNLGYALSDGQIALLERAMPLMKERAKTLVELAENAEFFFKTRPLAFDAKAQKVLKPDAIALLAELKEELAASTAWDAEALEVLVRAFADARELHLGKVAQPIRAAVTGGTISPPIFDVVALFGRDESLARLDEAIAVFS; encoded by the coding sequence ATGACCGTCGTGACCCGTTTCGCCCCCTCGCCTACCGGTTTCCTGCACATCGGCGGTGCGCGCACGGCGCTATTCAACTGGCTTTACGCCCGTCACACCAGTGGCAAGTTCCTGCTGAGGATTGAGGATACCGATCGCAAGCGCTCCACCAAAGAAGCGACCGACGCGATCTTCGACAGCATGCGCTGGCTGGGGCTGGACTGGGACGACGAGCCGATATACCAGTCCAATCGCGCCGGGCGTCACGCCGAGATGGCCCGCAGCCTGCTTGAGGCCGGCAAGGCTTACCACTGCTACTGCACGCCCGACGAACTGACGGCCATGCGCGAAGAGGCCCGCACCGAGGGGCGTCCCGTACGTTATGACGGCACCTGGCGCGATCGCGATCCCTCGGAGGCGCCCGTCGGTGTGGCACCCGTCATCCGGCTCAAGGCCCCCCAGGAGGGAGATACGGTCATTCGCGATGCGGTGCTGGGCGACATTACGATCGCCAATGCCCAGCTTGACGACATGATCCTGCTGCGTTCGGACGAAACGCCGACCTACATGCTGGCGGTAGTCGTGGACGATCACGACATGGGCGTCACCCATGTCATCCGCGGCTACGACCACCTGACCAATACGACACGCCAGATGCAGCTGTTCGAAGCGCTCGGATGGGTCGTGCCCACATTTGCCCATATCCCGCTGATTCACGGGCCAGACGGCACCAAACTCTCCAAGCGTCGCGCCGCGGTGGGTGCCGAGGCCTATCGCGACCTCGGCTTTCTCCCCGAAGCCATGCAAAACTACCTGCTGCGTCTCGGCTGGGCGCACGGTGACGACGAGATCATCTCGCTCGAGCAGGCTGTTGCCTGGTTCGATTTCGACGGGATCGGCAAATCGCCAGCGCGATTCGATATGGACAAGCTCACGGCGCTCAACCTGCACTATCTCAAGCAGGCAGACGACCGGCGCTTGGCAGTACTCGCAGCCCAGCACCTGGCGCCGAACCTCGGGTACGCGCTGTCGGACGGTCAGATCGCTCTGCTGGAACGAGCGATGCCATTGATGAAAGAACGTGCGAAAACATTGGTGGAACTTGCCGAAAACGCAGAGTTTTTCTTCAAGACTCGGCCGCTCGCGTTCGACGCCAAGGCCCAGAAGGTGTTGAAGCCAGACGCTATCGCGCTGCTCGCTGAACTGAAAGAGGAGCTCGCCGCCTCGACTGCGTGGGATGCGGAGGCCCTGGAAGTGCTGGTCCGCGCGTTCGCCGACGCCCGCGAACTCCACCTCGGCAAGGTGGCACAGCCGATCCGGGCCGCGGTGACCGGCGGAACGATTTCACCGCCGATTTTTGACGTTGTCGCCCTGTTCGGCCGGGATGAGAGCCTCGCACGGCTGGATGAGGCGATCGCGGTATTCTCCTGA
- a CDS encoding citrate synthase: MTLVRAVPAPDGPNKVKTVKLVDSDNGEDLAELPVLTGSVGSDVIDVRTLYGQTGMFTYDPGYTATASCESKITYIDGDQGELGYRGIPIEQLAEHSDFLEVCHLLLYGELPTVDQKTKFEKDVTYHTMLHEQINFLFRGFRRDAHPMALMVGVVGALSAFYSDSSDVEDPEQRAIASYRLIAKMPTIAAMAYKWSIGQPFVYPRNDLDYAENFLHMMFAVPCEPYQVNPVLARAMDLILILHADHEQNASTSTVRLAGSSGANPFACISAGVACLWGPAHGGANEAVLKMLEEIDSYDHIPEFLERAKDKDDPFRLMGFGHRVYKNYDPRAKIMRKTCHQVLDELGAHNEQHLKIAMELEKIALDDPYFVERNLYPNVDFYSGIILRAMGIPRRLFTAVFAVARTIGWIAQWSEMHTDPSQKIGRPRQVYTGERARDYVPIDQRD; this comes from the coding sequence ATGACGCTTGTACGCGCCGTTCCCGCGCCGGACGGACCCAACAAAGTCAAGACGGTCAAACTGGTCGATAGCGATAACGGTGAAGACCTCGCCGAACTGCCGGTGCTCACCGGCAGCGTCGGCTCCGACGTTATCGACGTGCGTACGCTTTACGGCCAGACCGGGATGTTCACCTACGACCCCGGCTATACCGCTACGGCAAGCTGCGAATCCAAGATCACCTACATCGACGGCGACCAAGGCGAGCTGGGTTATCGCGGCATTCCGATCGAACAGCTCGCCGAGCATTCGGACTTCCTTGAGGTCTGTCACCTACTGCTCTACGGAGAGCTTCCGACGGTCGACCAGAAGACCAAGTTCGAAAAGGACGTCACCTATCATACGATGCTGCACGAGCAGATCAACTTCCTGTTCCGCGGCTTCCGGCGCGATGCACATCCGATGGCTCTCATGGTCGGTGTCGTTGGCGCGCTTTCGGCGTTCTATTCGGACAGTTCGGATGTCGAAGACCCCGAGCAGCGGGCCATCGCGTCCTATCGCCTGATTGCGAAGATGCCGACGATCGCGGCCATGGCCTACAAGTGGTCGATCGGGCAGCCGTTCGTCTATCCACGCAACGATCTTGATTACGCAGAGAACTTCCTTCATATGATGTTTGCGGTTCCGTGCGAGCCTTACCAGGTGAACCCCGTTCTTGCGCGCGCGATGGACCTGATCCTCATCCTACACGCCGATCACGAGCAGAACGCGTCGACCTCGACGGTCCGGCTCGCCGGCTCGTCGGGTGCCAATCCCTTTGCATGCATCTCGGCGGGCGTCGCCTGCCTCTGGGGCCCCGCTCACGGTGGCGCCAACGAGGCTGTGCTCAAGATGCTCGAAGAGATCGACTCCTACGACCACATCCCGGAGTTCCTGGAGCGTGCGAAGGACAAGGACGATCCGTTCCGCTTGATGGGCTTCGGTCATCGGGTCTACAAGAACTACGATCCCCGCGCGAAGATCATGCGCAAGACCTGCCACCAAGTGCTCGACGAGCTCGGCGCACACAACGAGCAGCACCTGAAGATCGCGATGGAGCTGGAGAAGATCGCGCTCGACGACCCCTACTTCGTCGAACGTAACCTCTATCCCAACGTCGACTTCTATTCCGGCATCATCCTGCGGGCGATGGGAATTCCGCGCCGCCTGTTCACGGCCGTGTTCGCCGTGGCACGCACGATCGGCTGGATCGCTCAATGGAGCGAAATGCACACCGATCCGTCGCAGAAGATCGGACGTCCGCGCCAAGTCTATACCGGCGAACGGGCACGCGACTACGTGCCGATCGACCAGCGCGACTGA
- a CDS encoding VOC family protein encodes MKYLHTMVRVKDVDASLDFYCNKLGLTEQKRYDSEAGRFTLIFLGANENPESQIELTYNWDPQDYNDGRNFGHLAYEVDDIYALCQKLMDGGVTINRPPRDGHMAFVRSPDGISVELLQKGKSLPPQEPWASMENTGSW; translated from the coding sequence ATGAAGTACCTCCACACCATGGTCCGCGTGAAGGATGTCGATGCCTCGCTCGACTTCTACTGCAACAAACTCGGGCTAACCGAACAAAAGCGCTACGACAGCGAAGCCGGTCGATTCACGCTGATCTTCCTCGGCGCCAACGAGAACCCGGAGTCGCAGATCGAGCTGACCTATAACTGGGATCCCCAAGATTACAACGACGGGCGCAACTTCGGCCACCTCGCCTACGAGGTCGACGACATCTACGCGCTCTGCCAGAAGCTTATGGATGGCGGCGTGACCATCAATCGTCCGCCGCGCGACGGCCACATGGCCTTCGTCCGCTCGCCCGACGGGATTTCCGTCGAACTCCTGCAGAAGGGCAAGTCCCTACCGCCGCAGGAACCTTGGGCATCCATGGAGAACACCGGCTCCTGGTAA
- a CDS encoding Rieske 2Fe-2S domain-containing protein yields MTAVRLNAETKAIITKLSAHARKNLPNALTMPKEVYTSQAFHELETDRVFGREWLCAGRAESIPRPGDYLTYRIGAQPIIVMRQKDGSLKAMSNVCRHRMMKLLNGQGSCRRIVCPYHAWTYDIDGQLVAAKHMERTNRFDAGKVQLPEVRCEIWHGWIYVTLNPRIAPPARKLSKLNAIIADYGAGDYVEVDHQNHVWNTNWKLLCENFMEGYHLPVTHRRTVGAYFPVEDTQFGAGKADDSFTFQWFTKTEEAPVGTAHRKNTRLEGDMRRTSLLGTVYPCHMFVLAPDHLWYLSLQPINPGAIDIRYGLAFAPEIMAEKGKLKARIREAKTFLDQTNDEDRGVVEGLFEGVQAPLAEPGPLSWLEKENLDFTRYVLKRVTT; encoded by the coding sequence ATGACAGCTGTCCGCTTGAACGCTGAAACCAAGGCAATTATCACCAAGCTCTCGGCCCACGCGAGGAAGAACCTGCCCAACGCGCTCACAATGCCCAAGGAGGTCTACACCTCTCAAGCGTTCCATGAGCTCGAGACAGACCGTGTCTTCGGTCGTGAGTGGCTCTGCGCTGGTCGCGCCGAGTCCATTCCCAGGCCGGGCGACTACCTGACCTATCGGATCGGCGCACAGCCGATCATCGTGATGCGCCAGAAGGACGGTTCGCTCAAGGCGATGTCGAACGTCTGCCGTCACCGCATGATGAAGCTGCTGAACGGGCAGGGAAGCTGCCGCCGTATCGTCTGCCCCTATCACGCTTGGACCTATGACATCGACGGCCAGTTGGTCGCCGCCAAACACATGGAGAGGACCAACCGGTTCGATGCCGGCAAGGTTCAGTTGCCCGAAGTGCGCTGCGAGATCTGGCACGGCTGGATCTATGTCACGCTGAACCCGCGCATCGCGCCGCCCGCGCGCAAGCTCAGTAAGCTCAATGCGATCATCGCCGACTACGGTGCGGGCGACTATGTCGAGGTCGATCACCAGAACCACGTTTGGAATACCAACTGGAAGCTGCTCTGCGAAAACTTCATGGAGGGCTACCATCTGCCTGTGACCCACAGGCGCACTGTCGGTGCCTATTTTCCGGTCGAGGACACGCAGTTCGGCGCTGGCAAGGCCGACGATAGCTTCACCTTCCAGTGGTTCACCAAGACCGAGGAAGCGCCGGTCGGCACCGCCCACCGCAAGAACACCCGGCTTGAGGGCGACATGCGGCGCACCTCCCTGCTGGGCACGGTCTATCCCTGCCACATGTTCGTCCTGGCACCCGACCACCTCTGGTATCTCAGCCTGCAGCCAATTAACCCCGGTGCCATCGACATTCGCTACGGCCTCGCGTTTGCGCCCGAGATTATGGCCGAGAAGGGCAAGCTCAAAGCGCGAATCAGGGAAGCCAAGACCTTCCTCGATCAGACCAACGACGAGGACCGGGGCGTGGTCGAAGGGCTATTCGAGGGCGTACAGGCACCACTTGCCGAGCCGGGACCGTTGAGCTGGCTCGAAAAGGAAAACCTCGATTTCACCCGCTACGTGCTCAAGCGGGTGACGACTTAG
- the lpxB gene encoding lipid-A-disaccharide synthase: MPSPTIFLVAGEPSGDALGAALIRSLRAQRDDLVICGVGGPEMEAEGLESLFPMSDLAVMGLVEVLPRARAILRRLRETAEAVARVDPAVVVTIDTQGFSWRLAKRLQPSPRPLVYYVAPTVWAWKPRRAHKVSRLIDRVLLLFPFEKPYWDAVDQDAVFVGHPVADAPVERERARELHTVLRGGRDGPLLALLPGSRTGEIRRHLGLFGEVAERIAKERPGLSLVIPTVANVADLVRAETASWTVPLRVMEVEAAERRSAMAACDAALAVSGTVALDLAAAGTPHVIAYRANPITFQIVRRMVSIAQISLVNLIAGRPVTPELIQHQCTPEALFGALDPLIDDGEPARAQREAMSAVISALRPQGETSSTTAARAILEMITTR, encoded by the coding sequence GTGCCGAGTCCGACAATCTTTCTGGTCGCCGGTGAGCCGTCGGGCGATGCCCTCGGTGCCGCACTCATCCGGTCGCTTCGGGCCCAACGGGATGATCTGGTCATCTGCGGTGTCGGCGGCCCCGAGATGGAGGCCGAAGGGCTCGAGTCCCTGTTTCCAATGTCGGATCTCGCTGTCATGGGCCTTGTCGAGGTCCTGCCGCGGGCCCGTGCGATCCTGCGTCGCCTGCGGGAAACCGCCGAAGCGGTGGCGCGAGTCGACCCCGCCGTGGTGGTCACGATCGATACGCAAGGCTTCTCGTGGCGCCTGGCGAAGCGCCTGCAGCCGTCACCACGCCCCTTGGTCTACTATGTTGCACCAACAGTATGGGCCTGGAAGCCAAGGCGCGCACATAAAGTGTCCCGCCTGATCGACCGCGTGCTGCTGCTATTCCCGTTCGAGAAACCCTACTGGGATGCCGTGGACCAGGATGCCGTATTTGTCGGCCATCCGGTTGCCGATGCACCGGTCGAACGCGAGCGTGCAAGGGAGCTGCACACGGTCCTGAGAGGGGGGCGGGACGGTCCGCTCCTCGCTCTTCTTCCGGGCAGCCGCACAGGGGAGATACGCCGTCATCTCGGTCTCTTCGGTGAGGTCGCAGAGCGAATCGCAAAAGAGCGGCCCGGTCTGTCTCTCGTCATCCCAACCGTCGCCAACGTGGCCGACTTAGTCCGCGCGGAAACCGCATCCTGGACGGTACCGCTCCGCGTTATGGAGGTCGAAGCGGCCGAACGGCGATCGGCCATGGCGGCCTGTGATGCCGCGCTTGCCGTTTCGGGAACCGTCGCACTCGACCTTGCAGCTGCCGGTACGCCGCACGTCATCGCCTACCGGGCCAATCCCATCACCTTTCAGATCGTCCGGCGCATGGTCTCCATCGCACAGATCTCGTTGGTGAACCTGATCGCCGGCCGGCCGGTGACACCGGAGTTGATCCAGCATCAGTGTACGCCTGAAGCCTTGTTCGGGGCTCTTGATCCGCTGATCGACGATGGCGAGCCCGCCCGGGCTCAGCGCGAGGCCATGTCCGCGGTAATCTCTGCCTTGCGACCTCAAGGTGAGACCTCATCGACCACGGCGGCGCGCGCCATTCTGGAGATGATAACGACGCGATAA